A window of the Capricornis sumatraensis isolate serow.1 chromosome 9, serow.2, whole genome shotgun sequence genome harbors these coding sequences:
- the LOC138085997 gene encoding olfactory receptor 7E178-like, with translation MGLSDDPELQPFLFGLFLSMYLVTVLGNLLIILAVSSDPHLHTPMYFFLSNLSLADIGFISTTVPKMIVNIQSHSRVISYAGCLTQMSIFILFGGMDCMLLSVMAYDRFVAIYHPLHYQVIMNPCTCCKLISGSFFVSLLNSQVQNLIVLQLTCFKDVKISNFFCDPSQLLNFTCSGMLTNNIVMYFVGAIFGFIPFSGIFFSYCKILSSILRVHPSGRKYKAFSTCGSHLAVVCLFYGTGLGVCLSSAISQSPRKDAVASVVYTVVTPMLNPFIYSLRNQDIKRAMWRFLRKII, from the coding sequence ATGGGTCTTTCAGATGATCCAGAACTTCAGCCTTTCCTCTTTGGACTATTCCTATCCATGTACCTGGTCACCGTGCTGGGAAACCTGCTCATCATTTTGGCAGTCTCCTCTGACCCCCACcttcacacccccatgtacttcttcctctccaacctaTCCTTGGCGGACATAGGTTTCATCTCCACCACGGTCCCCAAGATGATTGTGAACATCCAGTCTCACAGCAGAGTCATCTCCTATGCAGGCTGCCTGACACAGATGTCCATTTTTATCCTCTTTGGAGGGATGGATTGTATGCTTCTGTCTGTGATGGCCTATGACAGGTTTGTGGCCATCTATCACCCACTGCACTACCAGGTCATCATGAACCCATGCACCTGTTGCAAATTAATTTCAGGGTCTTTTTTTGTTAGCCTTTTGAACTCCCAAGTGCAGAATTTGATTGTGTTACAACTTACGTGCTTCAAGGATGTGAAAATATCTAATTTCTTCTGTGACCCTTCTCAACTGCTCAACTTTACCTGTTCTGGCATGCTCACAAATAATATAGTCATGTATTTTGTTGGTGCCATTTTTGGTTTTATTCCTTTCTCTGGAATCTTTTTCTCTTACTGTAAAATTCTTTCCTCCATTCTGAGAGTTCACCCATCAGGTAGAAAATACAAAGCCTTCTCTACCTGTGGCTCTCACCTGGCagttgtttgcttattttatggAACAGGTCTTGGTGTGTGCCTCAGTTCAGCCATCTCACAATCTCCCAGGAAGGATGCAGTGGCCTCTGTGGTGTACACTGTGGTCACCCCCATGCTGAATCCCTTCATCTACAGCCTGAGGAACCAAGACATCAAAAGGGCAATgtggaggtttctcagaaaaataaTCTAA